From Musa acuminata AAA Group cultivar baxijiao chromosome BXJ3-8, Cavendish_Baxijiao_AAA, whole genome shotgun sequence, one genomic window encodes:
- the LOC103994141 gene encoding UDP-glucuronate 4-epimerase 6, protein MMASPPDTSKSSKLERYNSYLLRRVSSAKLIAASSHLLFRATILAALILIFLFLLHYPPLLLSSSHYSSPHSNHRSLLSSGSYGGGYWERDVRRSAAPRRPDGLSVLVTGAAGFVGTHCSLALKRRGDGVVGLDNFNAYYDPALKRSRQALLSSHGVLVLEADINDGALLAKLFDVVPFSHVLHLAAQAGVRYATRNPQSYVASNVAGLVSLFEVAAKHADPQPAVVWASSSSVYGLNTEAPFSEIHRTDRPASLYAATKKAGEAIAHTYNHIYGLSITGLRFFTVYGPWGRPDMAYFSFTKSILSGKPITLFRMPDGTAVQRDFTYIDDVVKGCLGALNTAKKSTGVPGGGKKRGPAQLRVYNLGNTSPVPVAEMVSILEHLLGKKAKKNVVTLPQNGDVPFTHANVSLAKTDFGYRPTTDLATGLRKFVKWYVEYYGVQTPKVVNKDAGEEDKEEEGAAASA, encoded by the coding sequence ATGATGGCTTCTCCGCCGGACACGAGTAAGAGCTCCAAGCTGGAGCGCTACAACAGCTACCTCCTCCGCCGCGTCAGCAGCGCCAAGCTCATCGCGGCCTCCTCCCACCTCCTCTTCCGCGCCACCATCCTTGCCGCCCtcatcctcatcttcctcttcctcctccattaccctcctctcctcctctccaGCTCCCACTACTCCTCTCCTCACTCCAACCATCGCAGTCTCCTCTCCTCTGGCTCCTATGGCGGCGGCTACTGGGAGCGGGACGTCCGCCGCTCCGCTGCCCCCCGCCGCCCTGATGGCCTATCCGTCCTCGTCACCGGCGCCGCTGGATTCGTCGGTACCCATTGCTCCCTCGCGCTGAAGCGGCGGGGCGACGGCGTGGTCGGCCTCGACAACTTCAACGCCTACTACGACCCCGCACTCAAGCGATCCCGCCAGGCCCTCCTCTCCAGTCACGGCGTCCTCGTCCTCGAGGCCGACATTAATGACGGCGCACTCCTCGCGAAACTGTTCGACGTTGTTCCCTTCTCCCACGTCCTCCACCTGGCTGCCCAGGCCGGAGTCCGCTACGCCACTCGCAACCCCCAGTCTTATGTAGCCTCCAACGTCGCCGGCCTCGTCTCCCTCTTCGAGGTCGCCGCCAAGCACGCCGACCCCCAGCCAGCCGTCGTCtgggcctcctcctcctcggtctACGGGCTCAACACCGAGGCCCCCTTCTCCGAGATCCACCGCACCGACCGCCCCGCCTCCCTCTACGCCGCTACGAAGAAGGCCGGCGAGGCCATCGCCCACACCTACAACCACATCTACGGCCTCTCCATCACTGGCCTCCGCTTCTTCACCGTCTACGGCCCCTGGGGCCGCCCCGACATGGCTTACTTCTCCTTCACCAAGAGCATCCTCTCCGGGAAGCCCATCACCCTCTTCCGGATGCCCGACGGCACCGCCGTGCAACGCGACTTCACCTACATCGACGACGTCGTCAAGGGCTGCCTCGGCGCCCTCAACACCGCCAAAAAGAGCACGGGCGTCCCCGGCGGCGGCAAGAAGCGGGGCCCGGCCCAGCTCAGGGTATACAACCTCGGCAACACCTCTCCGGTGCCGGTGGCGGAGATGGTAAGCATCCTGGAGCACCTGCTTGGGAAGAAAGCCAAGAAGAACGTCGTCACGCTGCCGCAGAACGGCGACGTGCCCTTCACGCACGCCAATGTCAGCTTGGCTAAGACGGACTTCGGGTACCGGCCGACCACCGACCTCGCCACCGGGCTGAGGAAGTTCGTGAAGTGGTACGTCGAGTACTACGGTGTACAGACTCCTAAAGTGGTCAACAAGGACGCCGGAGAGGAGGACAAGGAAGAAGAGGGGGCGGCAGCGTCGGCGTGA
- the LOC103994143 gene encoding cyclin-dependent kinase F-3 isoform X2: MEKYRLIKEIGDGTCGNVYKALNRENSEIVAIKKMKRKFYFWEECMNLREAKSLRKLNHPNIVNLKEIIRENHELFFIFEHMDHNLYQVMRDRRTPFSEWEIRSLMSQVLQGLAYMHKNGYFHRDLKPENLLVTRDLIKIADFGLAREVMSEPPYTEYVSTRWYRAPEVLLKSSSYTPAIDMWAVGAILAELFMLSPLFPGESEIDQIYRICTILGTPDNSVWPEGMVLERSIYFNFFQFQPANLSDIIPNASLEAIDLILQLCSWDPQRRPTAEQSLQHPFFHVGTWVPCPLQDSSQLKKKQTGDKPKLELNLWDFGTESDDCFLGLTLAVKPSIPDREVGNHVLQQPGEDFLFYTRYQDHSSQSDHNINDVRNISSLPSPYMLSSQASLMTVGVPESSAFAFPAVQPNLLDNSAFGPMMSLSSPIQHGRLFE, encoded by the exons ATGGAAAA GTATAGATTGATAAAGGAGATTGGAGATGGAACCTGTGGAAATGTTTATAAAGCACTCAATAGAGAAAATAGTGAGATA GTTGCCATCaagaaaatgaagagaaagtTCTACTTCTGGGAGGAATGCATGAATCTACGTGAAGCTAAG TCTCTTCGTAAGTTGAATCATCCCAACATTGTCAATTTGAAGGAGATCATTAGAGAAAATCATGagcttttctttatttttgaacATATG GATCATAACCTATACCAGGTCATGAGAGATCGGCGAACTCCTTTTTCTGAGTGGGAGATACGGAGCCTCATGTCACAAGTATTGCAAGGTCTTGCATACATGCATAAGAATGGATACTTTCATCGGGATCTAAAACCTG AGAATCTTTTGGTGACtcgtgatttaatcaaaattgcggATTTTGGATTGGCAAGAGAAGTAATGTCAGAGCCTCCATATACtgaatatgtttctacaagatg GTATCGGGCCCCTGAGGTGTTATTGAAATCTTCGTCGTACACCCCTGCAATTG ATATGTGGGCTGTCGGTGCGATACTAGCAGAGCTTTTTATGCTGTCTCCACTTTTCCCTGGTGAAAG TGAGATAGATCAGATATACAGAATATGCACCATTCTTGGGACTCCAGATAACTCTGTTTGGCCAGAAGGGATGGTCCTCGAACGATCTATCTATTTTAACTTCTTTCAG TTTCAGCCTGCCAATCTCTCAGATATTATTCCTAATGCCAGCTTGGAAGCAATTGATTTGATCCTG CAACTTTGCTCCTGGGACCCACAAAGGCGGCCAACTGCCGAGCAGTCATTACAACACCCTTTCTTCCAT GTTGGCACGTGGGTTCCATGTCCTCTTCAGGATTCTTCTCAACTAAAGAAAAAACAAACTG GAGATAAGCCAAAGCTTGAATTGAATCTATGGGATTTTGGCACAGAATCAGACGATTGCTTTCTTGGTTTAACATTAGCAGTCAAGCCTAGTATTCCTGACAGAG AGGTTGGAAACCATGTTTTGCAACAACCAGGAGAG GACTTCTTGTTTTACACCAGATATCAGGACCACTCTAGTCAATCAG ATCATAACATCAATGATGTGAGAAACATATCTTCCTTACCATCACCATACATGCTAAGCAG CCAAGCTTCCTTAATGACGGTTGGCGTTCCAGAATCATCCGCGTTCGCGTTCCCTGCAGTGCAGCCAAACCTACTGGACAACAGCGCATTTGGACCAATGATGTCTCTTTCTTCGCCCATCCAGCATGGTCGCTTGTTCGAGTAA
- the LOC103994143 gene encoding cyclin-dependent kinase F-3 isoform X1 yields MEKYRLIKEIGDGTCGNVYKALNRENSEIVAIKKMKRKFYFWEECMNLREAKSLRKLNHPNIVNLKEIIRENHELFFIFEHMDHNLYQVMRDRRTPFSEWEIRSLMSQVLQGLAYMHKNGYFHRDLKPENLLVTRDLIKIADFGLAREVMSEPPYTEYVSTRWYRAPEVLLKSSSYTPAIDMWAVGAILAELFMLSPLFPGESEIDQIYRICTILGTPDNSVWPEGMVLERSIYFNFFQFQPANLSDIIPNASLEAIDLILQLCSWDPQRRPTAEQSLQHPFFHVGTWVPCPLQDSSQLKKKQTGDKPKLELNLWDFGTESDDCFLGLTLAVKPSIPDREVGNHVLQQPGEDFLFYTRYQDHSSQSVFWPLLSSDHNINDVRNISSLPSPYMLSSQASLMTVGVPESSAFAFPAVQPNLLDNSAFGPMMSLSSPIQHGRLFE; encoded by the exons ATGGAAAA GTATAGATTGATAAAGGAGATTGGAGATGGAACCTGTGGAAATGTTTATAAAGCACTCAATAGAGAAAATAGTGAGATA GTTGCCATCaagaaaatgaagagaaagtTCTACTTCTGGGAGGAATGCATGAATCTACGTGAAGCTAAG TCTCTTCGTAAGTTGAATCATCCCAACATTGTCAATTTGAAGGAGATCATTAGAGAAAATCATGagcttttctttatttttgaacATATG GATCATAACCTATACCAGGTCATGAGAGATCGGCGAACTCCTTTTTCTGAGTGGGAGATACGGAGCCTCATGTCACAAGTATTGCAAGGTCTTGCATACATGCATAAGAATGGATACTTTCATCGGGATCTAAAACCTG AGAATCTTTTGGTGACtcgtgatttaatcaaaattgcggATTTTGGATTGGCAAGAGAAGTAATGTCAGAGCCTCCATATACtgaatatgtttctacaagatg GTATCGGGCCCCTGAGGTGTTATTGAAATCTTCGTCGTACACCCCTGCAATTG ATATGTGGGCTGTCGGTGCGATACTAGCAGAGCTTTTTATGCTGTCTCCACTTTTCCCTGGTGAAAG TGAGATAGATCAGATATACAGAATATGCACCATTCTTGGGACTCCAGATAACTCTGTTTGGCCAGAAGGGATGGTCCTCGAACGATCTATCTATTTTAACTTCTTTCAG TTTCAGCCTGCCAATCTCTCAGATATTATTCCTAATGCCAGCTTGGAAGCAATTGATTTGATCCTG CAACTTTGCTCCTGGGACCCACAAAGGCGGCCAACTGCCGAGCAGTCATTACAACACCCTTTCTTCCAT GTTGGCACGTGGGTTCCATGTCCTCTTCAGGATTCTTCTCAACTAAAGAAAAAACAAACTG GAGATAAGCCAAAGCTTGAATTGAATCTATGGGATTTTGGCACAGAATCAGACGATTGCTTTCTTGGTTTAACATTAGCAGTCAAGCCTAGTATTCCTGACAGAG AGGTTGGAAACCATGTTTTGCAACAACCAGGAGAG GACTTCTTGTTTTACACCAGATATCAGGACCACTCTAGTCAATCAG TCTTTTGGCCCTTGTTATCCTCAGATCATAACATCAATGATGTGAGAAACATATCTTCCTTACCATCACCATACATGCTAAGCAG CCAAGCTTCCTTAATGACGGTTGGCGTTCCAGAATCATCCGCGTTCGCGTTCCCTGCAGTGCAGCCAAACCTACTGGACAACAGCGCATTTGGACCAATGATGTCTCTTTCTTCGCCCATCCAGCATGGTCGCTTGTTCGAGTAA